The following are from one region of the Stigmatella ashevillena genome:
- a CDS encoding phosphatase domain-containing protein has protein sequence MPIPSAAPDASYAQLVLDDEGSQVRRFRSPGTVERSPDFNGKGLAELACSGSAQFSAVGWKALQERLGVPRKRLYVIDLRQESHGFLNGAAISWYAQSNWGCAGLSDEQALRLEALRLELLEHSERIQLGRVEDVKRGTPRLFTEWPRQTVASEERILDLPQGHYIRLPVTDHTRPSDATVERFIGLVRGLPSQVHLHFHCRGGKGRTSTFLALYDMLRHARRLSYDALLERQRRWNDYDLRKTADPASPKAPHIQERTQFLERFYRYAHDNPGGAPTPWPQWLSAQKDSKG, from the coding sequence ATGCCCATCCCTTCCGCAGCCCCAGATGCTTCGTATGCTCAGTTGGTCCTGGATGATGAGGGCTCCCAGGTGCGCCGCTTCCGCTCTCCCGGAACGGTGGAGCGCTCACCAGACTTCAATGGGAAAGGGCTCGCAGAGCTCGCGTGCTCGGGAAGCGCCCAGTTCTCGGCGGTGGGCTGGAAGGCGCTCCAGGAGCGGCTGGGCGTCCCTCGCAAGCGGCTCTACGTCATCGACCTGCGCCAGGAGTCCCATGGCTTTCTGAATGGCGCCGCGATCAGTTGGTACGCGCAATCCAACTGGGGATGCGCCGGGCTGTCCGATGAGCAGGCCCTGAGGCTTGAAGCCCTCCGGCTCGAACTCCTGGAGCACAGCGAGCGCATCCAACTCGGCCGGGTGGAGGATGTGAAGCGCGGCACGCCCCGCCTCTTCACCGAGTGGCCCCGCCAAACCGTGGCGAGCGAAGAACGGATCCTGGACCTGCCCCAGGGGCACTACATCCGCCTGCCCGTCACGGACCACACCCGGCCCTCTGACGCGACCGTGGAGCGCTTCATCGGGCTGGTGCGGGGACTCCCGTCGCAGGTGCACCTCCACTTCCATTGCCGGGGAGGTAAGGGCCGCACCTCCACGTTCCTGGCGCTCTACGACATGCTCCGCCACGCACGCCGCCTCTCCTACGACGCCCTGCTCGAGCGGCAGCGCCGATGGAATGACTACGATTTGCGCAAGACCGCTGACCCGGCGAGCCCCAAAGCCCCCCATATCCAGGAGCGAACACAGTTCTTGGAGCGCTTCTACCGGTATGCCCATGACAACCCGGGTGGCGCTCCCACCCCGTGGCCACAGTGGCTCTCCGCTCAGAAGGACTCCAAAGGCTGA
- a CDS encoding MGH1-like glycoside hydrolase domain-containing protein has translation MSQALTRALGAEARRLVEDEHRESNWKRWGPYLAERQWGTVREDYSPGGTNWTDFPHEHARSRAYRWGEDGLLGITDRQGRLCFSVALWNEKDPFLKERLFGLTGPQGNHGEDVKEEYFYLDSTPTHSYMKALYKYPQAEFPYERLVRENQRRSRSEPEFELADTGVFNERRYFDIFAEYAKAGTDDLLIRLTVSNRGPVPARLHVLPTLWFRNTWGWGRQGEGYWPKPKVAAHGEDALTAAQDSLGSYRLHAQAPVGGRPPERLFTENETNFQRLYGVPNRARHVKDAFHDAVVQGRREAVNPEAEGTKAAFHYVLEVPAGGSVVLPLRLFSEAQAPQAPFDEAFDRMFAQRMAEADEFYASRFPHTLGAEERRVARQACAGLLWTKQFYHYAVKPWLEGDPTAPAPPPARLQGRNREWGHLYNRDIISVPDKWEYPWYAAWDTAFHMVPFARLDPLFAKEQLILFLREWFMHPNGQIPAYEFEFSDVNPPVHAWACWRVYKLTGAHGKRDRLFLARTFQKLLLNFTWWVNRKDVDGLNLFSGGFLGLDNIGVFDRSKPLPTGGHLHQADGTAWMAFFCTTMLSMALELAQEDPAYEDIASKFFEHFVAIVDAMNHLGGTGLWDEEDGFYYDELKQEGHHALPLRVRSMVGLVPLFAAEVLEDRVLDRLPGFARRLRWFLENRADLAQNTSYMAVCQRTGLGGRRLLAIPSRERLSRVLKRVLDPREFLSEYGIRSLSRMHAEQPFVFQVGREEHRVAYVPGESDSGMFGGNSNWRGPVWFPLNYLLIEALERYHHFYGDEFQVECPTGSGQMMSLAQVARELSSRLCRLFLPDGTGRRPCHGEDPRFAEDPDFRDLVLFHEYFHGDSGRGLGAAHQTGWTALVVQCLARQH, from the coding sequence ATGAGTCAGGCTTTGACACGGGCGCTGGGCGCCGAGGCGCGCCGGTTGGTGGAGGATGAGCATCGCGAGTCCAACTGGAAGCGCTGGGGGCCCTACCTCGCCGAGCGTCAGTGGGGCACCGTCCGGGAGGACTACTCGCCCGGCGGGACGAACTGGACGGACTTTCCCCACGAGCACGCCCGGAGCCGGGCCTACCGCTGGGGCGAGGACGGGTTGCTGGGCATCACCGATCGTCAGGGCCGGTTGTGCTTCTCCGTGGCGCTGTGGAACGAGAAGGATCCGTTCCTCAAGGAGCGCCTCTTCGGCCTGACAGGGCCGCAGGGCAACCACGGCGAGGACGTCAAAGAGGAGTACTTCTACCTCGACTCCACGCCAACCCATTCCTACATGAAGGCGCTCTACAAGTATCCGCAGGCGGAGTTTCCCTACGAGCGCCTCGTGAGGGAGAACCAGCGCCGGAGCCGGTCCGAGCCCGAGTTCGAACTGGCCGACACGGGCGTCTTCAACGAGCGCCGCTACTTCGACATCTTCGCCGAGTACGCCAAGGCGGGAACGGACGATCTGCTCATCCGCCTCACCGTGTCCAACCGGGGGCCGGTGCCCGCGCGCCTCCACGTGCTGCCCACGCTCTGGTTCCGCAACACCTGGGGCTGGGGCCGCCAGGGAGAGGGCTACTGGCCCAAGCCGAAGGTGGCGGCCCATGGGGAAGACGCCCTCACCGCCGCACAGGACTCCCTGGGTAGCTACCGGCTCCACGCCCAGGCGCCGGTGGGAGGACGTCCTCCCGAACGGCTGTTCACCGAGAACGAGACGAACTTCCAGCGGCTCTACGGGGTGCCCAACCGGGCCCGCCATGTGAAGGACGCCTTTCATGACGCCGTGGTGCAGGGGCGCCGGGAGGCCGTCAACCCAGAGGCAGAGGGAACCAAGGCGGCGTTCCACTACGTGCTGGAGGTGCCCGCGGGGGGCTCGGTCGTCCTTCCCCTGCGGCTCTTCTCCGAGGCGCAGGCGCCCCAAGCTCCCTTCGACGAAGCGTTCGACCGGATGTTCGCGCAGCGCATGGCGGAGGCAGACGAGTTCTATGCCTCCCGGTTTCCGCACACGCTGGGAGCAGAGGAGCGGCGGGTGGCGAGGCAGGCCTGCGCGGGCCTGCTGTGGACGAAGCAGTTCTACCACTACGCGGTGAAGCCCTGGCTGGAGGGAGACCCCACCGCCCCCGCGCCACCCCCGGCTCGGCTCCAGGGGCGCAACCGGGAGTGGGGCCACCTCTACAACCGAGACATCATCTCCGTGCCGGACAAGTGGGAGTACCCCTGGTACGCGGCCTGGGACACGGCGTTCCACATGGTCCCGTTCGCGCGCCTGGATCCGCTCTTCGCCAAGGAACAGTTGATCCTCTTCCTTCGCGAATGGTTCATGCACCCCAATGGGCAGATTCCTGCCTACGAGTTCGAGTTCTCGGACGTGAACCCGCCCGTGCACGCATGGGCGTGCTGGCGCGTCTACAAGCTGACGGGGGCGCACGGGAAGCGGGACCGCCTCTTCCTGGCGCGGACCTTCCAGAAGCTGTTGCTCAACTTCACCTGGTGGGTGAACCGCAAGGACGTGGACGGCCTCAACCTCTTCTCCGGAGGGTTCCTCGGCCTGGACAACATCGGCGTCTTCGACCGCTCCAAGCCTCTGCCCACCGGAGGCCACCTGCATCAGGCGGACGGCACCGCGTGGATGGCCTTCTTCTGCACCACCATGCTCTCCATGGCCCTGGAACTGGCGCAGGAAGACCCCGCGTACGAGGACATTGCCTCCAAGTTCTTCGAGCACTTCGTCGCCATCGTGGACGCCATGAACCACCTGGGGGGCACGGGCCTCTGGGACGAGGAGGATGGCTTCTACTACGACGAGCTCAAGCAGGAGGGGCACCACGCCCTCCCCCTGCGGGTGCGCTCGATGGTGGGGCTGGTGCCCCTGTTCGCCGCGGAGGTCCTGGAGGACCGCGTCCTCGACCGGCTCCCCGGGTTCGCCCGGCGGCTGCGCTGGTTCCTGGAGAACCGGGCCGACCTGGCGCAGAACACCTCCTATATGGCGGTCTGCCAGCGCACGGGGCTGGGCGGCCGGCGCCTGCTGGCCATTCCCTCCCGGGAGCGCTTGTCACGGGTCCTGAAGCGGGTGTTGGATCCCCGGGAGTTTCTCTCGGAGTACGGCATTCGCTCCCTGTCGCGGATGCATGCCGAGCAGCCCTTCGTCTTCCAGGTGGGGCGCGAGGAGCACCGCGTTGCGTACGTGCCGGGAGAATCCGACAGCGGCATGTTCGGCGGCAACTCCAACTGGCGCGGGCCGGTGTGGTTCCCGCTCAACTACCTGCTCATCGAGGCGTTGGAGCGCTACCACCACTTCTACGGGGACGAATTCCAGGTGGAGTGCCCCACGGGCTCTGGGCAGATGATGTCACTGGCGCAGGTGGCCCGTGAGCTGTCTTCCCGGCTGTGCCGGCTCTTCCTTCCCGATGGCACCGGCCGGCGCCCCTGCCATGGCGAGGACCCTCGCTTCGCGGAGGACCCTGACTTCCGCGATCTGGTCCTCTTTCATGAATACTTTCACGGAGACTCGGGCCGTGGCCTCGGGGCCGCCCACCAGACTGGCTGGACGGCCCTCGTGGTGCAATGCCTCGCACGGCAGCACTAG
- the bla gene encoding subclass B1 metallo-beta-lactamase produces the protein MHPPPRPLTSWGSLLPSTLALLLGVIGCRTVAPAPQPPAAGPITSLTEELRIQPLAPGVWRLVALSGEDWGRIPANGLVIAEGGGVLLVDPGWTEAQAERLLQWVEDTLKVPVHAGVATHFHADRTGGLRALQARGIPTHALALTAELTSQQGRPAPSQPFPAPVHRLGPVELFFPGPGHAPDNIVVWHAASGILFGGCMVKDLEASSLGNLSDADLASWPRSVESLQARYPTARTVVPGHGEPGDASLLAHTLELLRAGSR, from the coding sequence ATGCATCCACCTCCACGTCCTCTGACTTCCTGGGGCTCATTGCTTCCGAGCACACTGGCCCTGCTCCTGGGAGTGATCGGCTGCCGAACCGTGGCTCCTGCGCCGCAACCTCCCGCGGCAGGGCCCATCACTTCACTCACCGAGGAACTCCGCATCCAGCCCCTGGCACCGGGGGTCTGGCGTCTCGTGGCGCTCTCGGGCGAAGACTGGGGCCGCATCCCTGCCAATGGGCTCGTCATCGCCGAGGGCGGCGGAGTCCTGCTCGTGGATCCGGGATGGACCGAAGCGCAGGCAGAGCGATTGCTCCAGTGGGTGGAAGACACGCTGAAGGTCCCCGTCCACGCGGGCGTGGCCACCCACTTCCACGCGGACCGGACGGGTGGACTTCGCGCCCTTCAGGCACGCGGCATCCCCACCCATGCGCTTGCGCTCACGGCGGAACTCACCTCCCAGCAAGGCCGCCCGGCGCCCTCCCAGCCCTTTCCAGCCCCCGTGCACCGGCTCGGCCCGGTGGAGCTGTTCTTTCCCGGGCCCGGCCACGCTCCGGACAACATCGTCGTGTGGCACGCCGCCAGCGGCATCCTTTTTGGCGGCTGCATGGTCAAGGACCTGGAAGCCTCTTCGCTGGGCAACCTCTCCGACGCGGACCTCGCCTCCTGGCCCCGGAGTGTGGAGTCCCTCCAGGCCCGATACCCGACTGCGCGCACCGTGGTTCCCGGTCATGGTGAGCCCGGAGACGCCTCGTTGCTCGCGCACACCTTGGAACTCCTTCGCGCGGGCTCACGCTGA
- a CDS encoding BTAD domain-containing putative transcriptional regulator — MNANPQPSSASSLPPNSGMSQRLIAGEITPAQFLGLSQEQLYALASRGYDLMVGGHTQSAIDILKGLTAAAPYDSVFHCHLAAAYVQADRFQEGLESYNRSIQLNIANVDALGGRSELLLREGKVAEALADIQAALQLDPEAKRETTQRARTALLLLQSMAETTEAAPSKQP, encoded by the coding sequence GTGAACGCGAATCCACAGCCTTCCTCTGCCTCTTCGTTGCCTCCGAACTCCGGAATGAGCCAGCGGCTCATCGCGGGGGAGATTACCCCCGCGCAGTTCCTGGGACTCTCTCAGGAACAGCTGTATGCGCTGGCCTCCCGGGGGTACGACCTCATGGTGGGGGGACACACCCAGTCCGCGATCGATATCCTCAAGGGGCTGACCGCCGCGGCTCCGTATGACAGTGTCTTCCATTGCCACCTGGCGGCCGCCTACGTTCAGGCGGATCGCTTCCAGGAAGGGCTGGAATCCTACAATCGATCCATCCAGCTCAACATCGCCAATGTGGACGCCCTGGGTGGCCGCAGCGAGCTGCTCCTGCGCGAGGGCAAGGTCGCCGAGGCACTCGCCGACATCCAGGCAGCCCTGCAACTGGACCCCGAAGCCAAGCGCGAGACCACCCAGCGCGCACGGACCGCCTTGCTGCTGCTTCAGAGCATGGCGGAGACCACTGAGGCGGCGCCCTCCAAGCAGCCCTGA
- a CDS encoding M61 family metallopeptidase — translation MLAPCGGLLRWAPLCLVLLACAGSRLSPVAPALGLGLKYRLQVSSDAVHVEVEVRGKAGERLSFQVPDSLGAGRGFRIVSDVGARDGAGRPLAVSSPDAHHWECQMPREGTLWLSYRVRTDVEAHGLSPHEPGAGEMPKHDEDHVFLLGSLVLLAPAESARVQGPIPVEWQVPPGWQVLTPFGGEAPGLNTLLDNYLSAGKFSRATLEVPGGMTLEVAWFGEGDVARSPLPDVLPRVLGGAVGLMGGRAPVARYVVLLRPDYPSGMTQGTPREGSIQIHTPREVPLERVHQGALLSTLAHEYLHTWGREPGAELRVSSEPEPGGEMRWFIEGFVHYLAELALLESGTQALPAFLSTLGRAYASVSRNPLYGQESLAQASARFFDAPAAREFSYSGGMVVAFLCDLELRSRGQGTLARFLDQVPPGRLPVAWSPWLAAWTRHSGSPEPVATWVRTAAPLPFMDWVSRAGGEVRERERWVFDVGFEVRPEGLTVASLGPLVGAQGLVRGDVVLSVGGRAVSSAEAFLQELDPTGRPVTVQLRRGSELLELRLHRASRKEYEVSASENSVLRRWIPGYSHPGGG, via the coding sequence ATGCTTGCTCCCTGCGGGGGACTGCTTCGCTGGGCCCCTTTGTGTCTGGTGCTCCTGGCGTGTGCGGGCTCCCGGTTGTCGCCGGTCGCTCCGGCGCTGGGCCTGGGGTTGAAGTACCGCCTCCAGGTGTCCTCGGACGCCGTGCACGTGGAGGTCGAGGTCCGGGGCAAGGCAGGGGAGCGGCTCTCGTTCCAGGTGCCGGACTCCCTGGGGGCGGGGCGGGGGTTTCGGATCGTCTCGGACGTGGGGGCGCGGGATGGGGCGGGGAGGCCGCTCGCGGTCTCATCCCCAGACGCGCACCACTGGGAGTGCCAGATGCCCAGAGAGGGCACGCTGTGGCTCTCCTACCGCGTGCGGACGGATGTGGAGGCCCATGGCCTGTCTCCCCATGAGCCCGGCGCTGGCGAGATGCCGAAGCACGATGAGGACCACGTGTTCCTCCTGGGCTCGCTGGTGCTCCTGGCTCCGGCCGAGTCGGCGCGGGTGCAGGGACCCATTCCGGTCGAGTGGCAGGTGCCTCCGGGCTGGCAGGTGCTCACCCCGTTCGGTGGCGAGGCGCCCGGGTTGAACACGCTGCTCGACAATTATCTCTCGGCCGGGAAGTTCAGCCGGGCGACGCTCGAGGTTCCAGGAGGGATGACCCTGGAGGTGGCTTGGTTCGGTGAGGGAGACGTGGCCCGCTCCCCGTTGCCGGATGTGCTGCCCCGGGTGTTGGGGGGCGCGGTGGGGCTGATGGGAGGTCGCGCGCCTGTGGCCCGGTATGTGGTGTTGCTGCGGCCCGACTATCCGTCGGGGATGACGCAAGGGACGCCGCGGGAGGGCTCCATCCAGATCCACACCCCGCGCGAGGTTCCCTTGGAGCGCGTCCACCAGGGGGCACTGCTGAGCACGCTGGCCCATGAGTACCTGCACACGTGGGGGCGAGAGCCGGGGGCGGAGCTGCGAGTCTCGTCGGAGCCGGAGCCGGGGGGCGAGATGCGCTGGTTCATCGAAGGCTTCGTCCACTACCTGGCCGAGCTGGCGCTCCTGGAGAGTGGGACTCAGGCGCTTCCGGCCTTTCTCTCCACCTTGGGCCGGGCGTATGCCTCCGTGTCACGCAATCCCCTGTACGGCCAGGAGTCGCTGGCGCAGGCCAGCGCCCGGTTCTTCGACGCGCCGGCGGCGCGCGAGTTCTCCTACAGCGGGGGCATGGTGGTGGCGTTCCTGTGCGATCTGGAGTTGCGCTCCCGAGGACAGGGCACTCTGGCGCGCTTCCTCGACCAGGTGCCTCCGGGCCGTCTCCCCGTGGCGTGGAGCCCCTGGCTGGCGGCGTGGACGCGGCACTCCGGCAGTCCGGAGCCCGTGGCCACTTGGGTCCGGACGGCGGCTCCCCTTCCCTTCATGGACTGGGTGAGCCGGGCCGGGGGAGAGGTCCGGGAGCGGGAGCGCTGGGTGTTCGACGTTGGATTCGAGGTCCGCCCGGAAGGGTTGACGGTGGCGAGCCTCGGCCCGCTTGTGGGCGCACAGGGGCTCGTCCGGGGAGATGTGGTGCTCTCCGTGGGAGGCCGGGCCGTCTCCAGCGCGGAAGCGTTTCTCCAGGAACTGGACCCCACGGGGAGGCCCGTGACGGTCCAGCTCCGCCGGGGCAGCGAGCTGCTGGAACTGCGGCTGCACCGGGCGTCCCGGAAGGAGTACGAGGTCAGCGCCTCAGAGAACAGTGTCCTGAGGCGATGGATCCCCGGCTATTCACATCCTGGCGGAGGATAG
- a CDS encoding DUF1521 domain-containing protein, with amino-acid sequence MTVPTKSASMMHTFASNQTQQMGRFGGLQQRGLSGLEAQMVKTTLSALKTQMSQLQKLLKGDNFQKHPGGPHGGGHSHKPSHCHPAPPSRGDSCHPSGNLKTDANGIITTPGGYKIQATGQHEWQITGPDGKSTRVWGDPHVAEGDGGKWDFKRDSTFVLGDGTRINVDTVPWGDAGATVTGGLEIISGNDRIQVTDVDKGKGKVGQVTADGYQRANSFGNNDVFVMGQETDDWSFQGREIIGSNNLGETFNLGNKLAPGNQGPQHRPHGVGGHRPQGPFGGQGPNSQNHYLQQMSQMFNSMASLFSGMASFNDSLSQRCGNDPHCAPGGNGNWLNRRQEHLGRGFEDIGRMFDMFSRMESLNRSVQSFRGNMMA; translated from the coding sequence ATGACCGTTCCCACGAAGTCAGCGAGCATGATGCATACCTTTGCCTCGAACCAGACCCAGCAGATGGGCCGGTTCGGAGGATTGCAGCAGCGAGGGCTGAGTGGACTCGAAGCGCAGATGGTGAAAACCACCCTCTCCGCCTTGAAGACGCAGATGTCCCAGCTCCAGAAGCTGCTGAAGGGAGACAACTTCCAGAAGCACCCGGGAGGGCCTCACGGCGGCGGACACAGCCACAAACCCTCACATTGCCACCCGGCACCTCCTTCTCGCGGCGACTCGTGCCACCCTTCTGGCAATTTGAAGACAGACGCGAACGGCATCATCACCACCCCGGGCGGTTACAAGATTCAGGCCACTGGCCAGCACGAGTGGCAGATCACGGGCCCCGACGGCAAGAGCACGCGCGTCTGGGGAGATCCCCACGTGGCCGAGGGGGATGGCGGAAAGTGGGACTTCAAGCGGGACAGCACCTTCGTGCTGGGCGATGGCACCCGCATCAACGTCGACACCGTCCCCTGGGGGGATGCAGGAGCGACGGTGACCGGCGGCTTGGAGATCATCTCCGGCAATGACCGGATCCAGGTCACGGACGTCGACAAGGGCAAGGGCAAAGTCGGCCAGGTGACGGCGGATGGCTACCAGCGCGCCAACAGCTTTGGCAACAATGACGTGTTCGTCATGGGCCAGGAGACCGACGACTGGTCCTTCCAGGGCCGAGAGATCATCGGCAGCAACAATCTGGGTGAGACCTTCAATCTGGGCAACAAGCTGGCGCCGGGCAACCAGGGCCCCCAGCACCGTCCCCACGGCGTGGGAGGGCACCGGCCTCAGGGTCCCTTCGGAGGCCAGGGCCCGAACTCACAGAACCATTACCTCCAGCAGATGAGCCAGATGTTCAACAGCATGGCCTCTCTGTTCTCGGGCATGGCGTCGTTCAACGATTCCCTCTCGCAGCGCTGCGGCAATGATCCTCACTGCGCGCCCGGGGGGAATGGGAACTGGCTCAACCGTCGCCAGGAACACCTGGGCCGCGGCTTCGAGGACATCGGCCGGATGTTCGACATGTTCTCGCGCATGGAGTCGCTCAACCGCAGTGTCCAGTCCTTCCGTGGCAACATGATGGCTTGA
- a CDS encoding aldo/keto reductase, with amino-acid sequence MRYTTFGRHTGLRVSEVALGTGTFGTRWGHGAKPEEARRLFDRFVEAGGNFFDCADGYQFGEAEELLGSFIQGHRDTFVISSKFTAGAGPNASVSLTGNSRKAMMSSVEASLKRLKTDHLDLYWVHFADGLTPLEEIARGFDDLVRAGKIHYGGLSDFPAWRVSRAATLAELRGWAPIAGLQIEYSLVERTADRELLPMAEGLGLGVTLWSPLGGGFLTGKFRQGERGRTEYMPHLVHTETTPQKTQILDTVIAISGELGVTPGQVSLAWLRQRAARATTSVIPILGASTLAQLDANLAASAVTLSEEQMARLDAVSAISLGFPHEMLASEGLGLRIAGGRPELRRPPFAPVA; translated from the coding sequence ATGCGTTACACGACGTTCGGCCGGCACACGGGCCTGAGGGTTTCCGAAGTGGCGTTGGGCACGGGGACGTTTGGCACCCGTTGGGGACACGGTGCCAAGCCCGAGGAGGCAAGGCGGCTGTTCGACCGGTTCGTCGAAGCCGGAGGCAACTTCTTCGACTGCGCGGATGGCTACCAGTTCGGCGAGGCCGAGGAGCTGCTGGGCAGCTTCATCCAGGGTCACCGCGACACCTTCGTCATCTCCTCCAAGTTCACGGCCGGCGCCGGCCCCAACGCCAGCGTCTCGCTGACGGGCAATAGCCGCAAGGCGATGATGAGCTCCGTCGAAGCCAGTCTGAAACGGCTGAAGACGGACCACCTTGATCTCTACTGGGTGCACTTCGCCGATGGGCTCACGCCCCTGGAGGAGATCGCCCGGGGCTTCGATGATCTCGTCCGCGCCGGCAAGATTCACTACGGCGGGCTCTCCGACTTTCCGGCCTGGCGCGTCTCCCGCGCCGCCACCCTCGCCGAGCTGCGGGGTTGGGCGCCCATCGCGGGGCTACAGATTGAGTACAGCCTCGTCGAGCGGACCGCCGACCGCGAGCTGTTGCCCATGGCGGAAGGACTGGGGCTGGGCGTGACGCTCTGGTCCCCCCTGGGAGGCGGTTTCCTGACGGGCAAGTTCCGGCAGGGGGAACGGGGGCGAACCGAGTACATGCCCCACCTCGTCCATACCGAGACCACCCCACAGAAAACGCAGATCCTCGACACGGTCATCGCGATCTCTGGCGAGCTGGGCGTCACGCCCGGCCAGGTCTCCCTCGCGTGGCTGCGGCAACGCGCGGCCCGCGCCACGACCTCGGTCATCCCCATCCTGGGCGCCAGCACGCTTGCCCAGCTTGACGCCAACCTGGCTGCGAGCGCGGTGACACTGTCGGAGGAACAAATGGCCCGGCTCGATGCGGTCAGCGCGATCTCGCTCGGCTTCCCACATGAGATGCTTGCCTCTGAGGGGCTCGGCCTGCGCATCGCGGGCGGCAGGCCTGAACTGCGCAGGCCGCCCTTCGCGCCCGTTGCCTGA